The following are encoded in a window of Gossypium raimondii isolate GPD5lz chromosome 13, ASM2569854v1, whole genome shotgun sequence genomic DNA:
- the LOC105782671 gene encoding BEL1-like homeodomain protein 6 — protein MASYYTGSDNQRDTAPMIYLRESMPGSFLEGPVLPGNTMLYMSSGSYSDAFAGNSQQQNNCVEIPTVEAATSQQQQILSNMGGLREQDFSGWRDGRNEMLAMHLMGRTSAISHDGQNLQGQGLSLSLGTQIPYRNPGSGFSSVNQESNKGELSAFGMSSMVRTIPNSKYLKAAQQLLDEVVNVQKALKQPDGGKNRNSLENRVKSSKEDDGGSKNVPANQQESSINSPKELSHAERQELQSKLTKLLSMLDEVDRRYKQYYHQMQIVVSSFDAIAGCGASKPYTALALQTISRHFRCLRDAINGQVQATRTSLGELDASENSKELRITRLRYVDQQLRQQRALQQFGMMQQHAWRPQRGLPESSVSILRAWLFEHFLHPYPKDSDKIMLARQTGLTRSQVSNWFINARVRLWKPMVEEMYKEEFADAEMDSNSSSDNAVKAATKGDTMTSEDRGEDLQQSGSSSVTERCSNGQLMDSKSENVHNADISGSTIGAGFLNASCGEAETEYMLQTLREEQRLTMDDSNIFPDTSVHLDGGSHRFMAASGYNVSELGRFGSGVSLTLGLQHYEDGSISMSGGSHHQNFVAMRGDDMYNHIPTETGDFECMNPSNRQHRLSSSQLLHDFVA, from the exons ATGGCTAGTTATTACACGGGTTCTGATAATCAAAGAGATACTGCTCCGATGATCTATTTAAGGGAATCGATGCCTGGTTCGTTTCTAGAGGGACCGGTTCTTCCTGGTAATACGATGTTGTATATGAGTTCCGGGTCATACTCAGATGCATTTGCTGGGAATTCTCAGCAGCAAAACAACTGTGTTGAGATTCCGACCGTGGAAGCTGCAACTTCGCAGCAGCAACAAATCTTGTCGAACATGGGTGGCTTGAGAGAGCAGGATTTCAGTGGTTGGAGGGATGGTAGAAATGAAATGCTAGCTATGCATCTAATGGGCCGTACTTCTGCCATCAGTCATGATGGCCAAAACTTGCAAGGTCAAGGATTATCTTTAAGCCTTGGTACCCAAATCCCTTATCGAAACCCCGGTTCGGGTTTTTCTAGTGTTAATCAAGAGTCAAACAAAGGGGAATTATCTGCATTTGGAATGTCAAGTATGGTAAGAACTATTCCTAATTCCAAGTATCTCAAGGCAGCACAACAACTGCTTGATGAAGTTGTTAATGTTCAAAAGGCTCTAAAGCAGCCCGATGGAGGGAAAAACCGGAACTCGCTAGAAAATCGGGTGAAGAGTTCCAAGGAAGATGATGGGGGTTCAAAGAATGTGCCTGCAAACCAGCAAGAATCCTCCATCAACTCTCCAAAAGAGCTTTCACATGCTGAAAGGCAAGAATTACAAAGCAAGTTAACAAAGCTGTTGTCGATGTTGGATGAG GTTGATCGAAGGTATAAACAGTATTATCATCAGATGCAGATTGTGGTATCCTCGTTTGATGCGATAGCAGGGTGTGGAGCTTCTAAGCCTTACACTGCACTTGCACTACAGACTATATCTCGCCACTTCCGGTGTTTGCGAGATGCCATTAATGGTCAAGTTCAGGCAACACGTACAAGTCTAGGGGAACTGGATGCTTCGGAAAACAGTAAAGAATTAAGAATTACTCGACTGCGTTATGTGGATCAGCAGCTAAGGCAACAGAGAGCTCTTCAGCAGTTTGGTATGATGCAACAACATGCATGGAGGCCTCAGAGAGGGCTGCCCGAAAGCTCTGTTTCAATACTTCGTGCTTGGCTATTTGAGCATTTTCTTCATCC CTACCCGAAGGATTCTGATAAGATCATGCTAGCAAGACAGACAGGCTTAACTAGAAGTCAG GTTTCGAATTGGTTTATAAATGCTCGGGTGCGTCTTTGGAAGCCCATGGTGGAAGAGATGTACAAGGAAGAATTTGCTGATGCAGAAATGGACTCTAATTCTTCATCTGATAATGCAGTCAAAGCAGCAACAAAAGGCGATACAATGACCTCTGAGGACAGAGGTGAAGATTTGCAACAAAGTGGGAGTTCATCAGTGACAGAGAGATGTAGCAACGGACAGTTGATGGATTCCAAATCCGAGAATGTTCACAATGCAGATATCTCAGGGTCAACTATTGGAGCCGGATTCCTGAATGCCTCGTGTGGAGAAGCCGAAACCGAATACATGTTACAGACTCTAAGGGAGGAGCAGAGGCTTACTATGGATGACTCTAATATCTTCCCTGACACAAGTGTTCATCTGGATGGTGGTAGTCACCGGTTTATGGCTGCTTCCGGTTACAATGTGTCGGAATTGGGGAGGTTTGGAAGCGGTGTATCTCTCACTTTAGGATTGCAGCATTACGAGGATGGTAGCATATCTATGTCGGGTGGAAGCcatcatcaaaattttgttgcaaTGAGAGGGGATGATATGTACAATCATATACCAACTGAAACCGGGGATTTCGAATGCATGAATCCTAGTAACCGGCAGCACAGGTTGAGTTCCTCTCAGTTGTTGCATGATTTTGTAGCATGA